A genome region from Thermoanaerobacterium xylanolyticum LX-11 includes the following:
- a CDS encoding PTS sugar transporter subunit IIC, with product MKKIMDFLEKYFVPVAARFGSERHLVAIRDGFAMIMPLILAGAFAVLINNLPIQAYQNFMVGIFGKSWTTFGGNLWNGTFAVMSIIVVVSISYNLALSYESNGIGAGLVSFASLLMLYTSSAKDWAIPYAFLGAQGLFVSIIVALISTEIFVRLLGNPKLVIKMPEGVPPAVAKSFAALLPSLIVLSIWALFKSITVALGLTDIHQAIFNAIQAPLVGLADTLGSAIVVAFLIHFLWFFGLHGTNILAPILNAVYLPAINDNIAAFKAGKAIPHIVTTPFFDAFVHLGGAGTTIGLIIAIYIASRRKKKRSEMQNVANLAIAPGIFNINEPMIFGMPLVLNPIFFIPFILTPVVLTIISYFAIAIGLVPRTIAMMPWTTPPIIGGFLVTGSIRGALLALVNLIISVVIYLPFVLVAEKIEEKNDRVNKEALAEEKIR from the coding sequence GTGAAAAAGATTATGGATTTTTTGGAGAAATATTTTGTTCCCGTTGCTGCGAGGTTTGGCTCAGAAAGACATTTAGTTGCCATTCGTGATGGATTTGCAATGATAATGCCTCTTATACTTGCCGGTGCATTTGCAGTTTTGATAAACAATTTGCCAATACAAGCATATCAGAATTTTATGGTTGGAATATTTGGTAAATCATGGACAACATTTGGCGGTAATTTGTGGAACGGTACTTTTGCGGTAATGTCGATTATAGTTGTTGTATCAATAAGTTATAATTTGGCGTTGTCGTACGAGTCAAATGGAATAGGTGCTGGATTAGTATCATTTGCATCTTTATTGATGCTGTATACATCATCAGCTAAAGATTGGGCAATACCATATGCATTTTTGGGAGCGCAAGGATTATTTGTATCGATAATTGTAGCTCTTATTTCTACAGAAATATTTGTACGCTTATTGGGAAATCCAAAATTAGTTATAAAAATGCCTGAAGGAGTGCCACCTGCTGTTGCAAAATCTTTTGCTGCGTTACTGCCATCCTTGATAGTATTATCTATTTGGGCGTTGTTTAAATCAATAACAGTGGCGTTAGGTTTAACAGACATTCATCAGGCTATATTTAATGCAATTCAAGCACCATTAGTTGGCTTGGCTGATACATTAGGTTCTGCGATTGTAGTTGCATTTCTAATACATTTTTTATGGTTCTTTGGATTACATGGTACAAATATATTAGCGCCAATATTAAATGCAGTTTATTTACCTGCTATAAATGATAATATAGCTGCATTCAAGGCAGGAAAAGCTATTCCACATATAGTAACAACGCCATTTTTTGACGCATTTGTTCATTTAGGTGGTGCTGGTACAACAATTGGATTAATTATAGCTATTTATATTGCATCAAGAAGAAAGAAAAAGAGAAGTGAGATGCAGAATGTAGCGAATTTAGCTATTGCACCTGGAATATTCAATATTAACGAACCGATGATTTTTGGCATGCCTTTAGTTTTAAATCCAATATTTTTTATACCATTTATTTTGACACCAGTTGTTCTAACAATTATTAGCTATTTTGCCATAGCAATTGGTTTAGTACCAAGGACTATTGCTATGATGCCTTGGACTACACCACCTATAATAGGAGGTTTTTTGGTAACAGGCTCGATTAGAGGTGCTCTACTTGCATTAGTGAATTTAATTATAAGCGTAGTAATATATTTACCTTTTGTATTAGTGGCAGAAAAAATTGAAGAAAAAAATGATAGAGTAAATAAAGAAGCATTAGCTGAAGAAAAAATTAGATAG
- a CDS encoding PTS sugar transporter subunit IIB, with product MKIVLVCSAGMSTSLLVKKMRDAAVKKGVEVEIEAYAEADLKRNLENVDVILIGPQVRYLLEKIKQIAEPKGIVADVIDSKLYGKVDGEGVLDKALSILKK from the coding sequence ATGAAAATAGTATTAGTCTGTTCAGCAGGGATGTCGACAAGTTTACTTGTAAAAAAGATGAGAGATGCAGCAGTCAAAAAAGGTGTAGAAGTTGAGATTGAAGCTTATGCCGAAGCTGATTTAAAACGAAACTTAGAAAATGTAGACGTTATATTGATTGGGCCACAAGTAAGATATTTGCTTGAAAAAATCAAGCAAATCGCTGAACCAAAAGGCATTGTTGCTGATGTAATTGACTCGAAGCTTTACGGCAAAGTTGACGGTGAAGGAGTTTTGGATAAAGCTTTAAGCATCTTAAAAAAGTAG